A region of the Mycoavidus sp. HKI genome:
GACCTCCTGCACGACATTTTTAAACTGTTGCACGACCAAATCTCGCCCAATCCATTCCTTACTCGCCTTATAGGGTAAAGCACAGAATTTGCACTGGTAACGACACCGCTTAGTATTAAAAAGGATCGCCAGATCCTGCTCGCCCAAGAAATTTCGGTGTAGAAAAAAGTGCGGCCACTCGCGATCCTCGACGGTATCGTTCATTGGCTTTGGCGGCCCGAAGCGCCGGTACATGTCAGATAGAAATGCATCAAGAGCCATGTCTTTAGCTACGTTGTTATTCATTATGCTAATTACGTTATTCATGCTATCTCCTAGAGAACATCGTTATTTACGGCATTAGATTTACGGCATTGGACGAAGTTTTTTAACGCTTCGAGGTTAAAGTGGAAAATATCGTGGGCGCAGTCGATCAGATTGGCGGAGCAGGAGGCGGGGCCGAAATACTGCGAACGCGATTCTGCTAACTCTCTGTAGCCTGGGGGAAGATTGTCAAAGCGACGCACCATGCCGCATTCGTCATCATTGGCCGCATATAAAACTCGACCGATACCTACATTGATCAGGCGAATGGTGCACATCGGGCAACATTCGAGCGAGCTATATAAGCTGCACTCAGCAGGTGGCACATGTGGGTGGTCCTGTTCCAGGGCATTCAGCGCATCCATCTCGGCGTGTAGGTCACTGCGCACCTGCGGCCAGAAGGCGCGGTTGCGACCTTCGGCGATAACGCGGCCGTTATGCACGATAACCGCGCCGACGCCGTGGTTGCCTTCTGCCACTGCCGCCAGAGCTAGAATACAGGCGTATCGGACGAACGCGTCATCGGCTTGTATCTGCTGGGGTTCGGCCTGTAATTGGATCCGCAAGGCTTCTAGAGGAGAAGCAAGCAGCAGTGGCAGTCGCTCAAGGTGACGCTGCTCTGGAGTGGGGCTTGGGTCAAATAAACTCATTGCGCGGTCAGGGCTGAGCGGGCCTTCGCTTGGGCTAGGATATATGGCCCACAAGCGATAGCTGCGTTATTGTTTAGCGGCTGGTTGGCGCTGCCACAGGAAGGCGGGCAGGTCAACTCGGCGTCGAAATTAGGATTGTAGAACATGGCGATTGAGAAGCGCTGTCGACCTGGAACAGTGACAACGCGATGTCGCAGCGCCTTGAAGCGGCCGTTGCTCCAGTAGTTCATGAGCCCACCCAGAAATACGACTAAAGCTCCTTGGGTTGGCTGCAGTGGTCGCCACAGCTCAGTACTA
Encoded here:
- a CDS encoding nucleoside deaminase — encoded protein: MSLFDPSPTPEQRHLERLPLLLASPLEALRIQLQAEPQQIQADDAFVRYACILALAAVAEGNHGVGAVIVHNGRVIAEGRNRAFWPQVRSDLHAEMDALNALEQDHPHVPPAECSLYSSLECCPMCTIRLINVGIGRVLYAANDDECGMVRRFDNLPPGYRELAESRSQYFGPASCSANLIDCAHDIFHFNLEALKNFVQCRKSNAVNNDVL